ACTGACATAGACGGTGTTGTCACCTTTGATACTCTCTTCCCGGGCCACTATGATGGACGCACCACGCATTACCATAATATCGCCCATTTTGGCGCGAGACGTCTGCCAAACAACACCATTGCCGGTGGGACAGTAGGACACGTCGCTCAGATATTCTTGGACCAGGACCTCATTGACCAAGTCGAATCAACCTATCCGTACAATACCAACAACATTCCCATCACGCTAAACTCGGTGGATCGGGTTGTCAGCCAGGAGACGGAGAACAGTAACTCTGACCCCATGCTCAACTACGCATTCCTTGGAGACAACATCGAAGATGGGCTCTTTGCCTGGATCACAGTGGCTGTCAACCTCTCGGCTGTGCACTATCCATATTACACCAACGTTTACACGGCCGAAGGAGCGGTGGAAGTGGAAGGCACGTCGGATGGAGACCCCAGGGCGATTGATGGCGGCCTTCCTCAGAGCTCTGCGGCATAGGGTTATGTGTTAAAGGGCGGCACATCTTCTAGTATATAGTCGTATTTATCGCAATGCGAGTATGTGATGTTGGTAAACCATGAAGACAAGCCTGCCCTCATAATCGTAAAAATTACTGTATTTGGAAAACGGTAAATCGTACCTTTCCTGGCATATCTAGTTTTTCCAGCTTCCTCTTGCATTCGGCTTAGCATTTTAGCCAAGGGGCTACTTGAGGCTGCATAGAACGCCGGTTGGATATATGAGAGGTGGATAAACCACCCCAAATCATATCTGCATATTCCCAATGGGAACACCCCACCCCCCTAGGACAGGTTTAGGCAGTATTGTTTCCAACTGACAACCCTGTATTAACGAGTGTTAAACATTTGAAGAGAGAGCAAGAGGGAAGAACGCCGTATGCTCCTCTCCATCTTATATGCATGAGCTGTAACCTTTCAACCACTTTGATCGCTTTTCTAACTGTTTCCCTAGATTATCCCATAGTCAAGGGCTCAGCCAACAACCATATTCCAGTCCATAACCTGTGAGATCCACCCAAATAAACCTCAAACAAACGGCTGCGCAATTCCACCAAACGCCACAAGCACCAGCATCAATACATCCATGGTAGCCAAACTCGAAGTCATCACACCATTCGATCCTATCGGGTCAAGCTTTTCATTTCCCGTTGCGCTTGCAGTCGCACTCGCAGTTCCCGTAGCCGTTGCATTCTCATTTGTATTACACCACACCTGTCCCGCCGCAGAGCCCTTAATCAGACACTCCGCTAGGTTGCCAATGGTTTGGTTCTGCGCGAGACAGTAGTAGTCGCAGTCCGAGTAGGAGATAACGCTGGCGGCGCCGCAGCAGTTCGTCATTAGGGTGTGGTAGGTGCTGTTCATGGGCATGGCGCATGCGGCATCTGTGGTTGGGATTTCGTAGAGCTTTGCGTGGCATGAcgatgatgctgctgctgctgctgcagtggtggtggttgttgttgttgtggtgatggtggaCATTTTGAACGGAATGATCGAGCCTGGACCTGGCGAAAGAAAGGTTTGGTTGTCTGGACTATGAGAGATGACACGTTTGGAGAAATCGTCCGCTGGTGACATTCATTGAGGCTCAGGACATGGTCTTGGTCTGGTATTATATATGCTTGGACCCGAGTTATATTCATGCCTAAAACTGGAAACTATGAATAGAGTGCTGAGTTCGCGGAAGTACAAGGAGTGAATTCACTCTGTATAGACCTATACCCCGGGAGTATGAGGCAGAATGAATGCCATGGCATGATTCGTAGGCCTCTCTCCACTTCGCTTAGATGCCTGGTGCAGTCTCTGTTGAGACTGGTCATTTAGTGTAAGCAAATGGACTACAGTA
The sequence above is a segment of the Aspergillus oryzae RIB40 DNA, chromosome 3 genome. Coding sequences within it:
- a CDS encoding uncharacterized protein (predicted protein), which gives rise to MSTITTTTTTTTTAAAAAASSSCHAKLYEIPTTDAACAMPMNSTYHTLMTNCCGAASVISYSDCDYYCLAQNQTIGNLAECLIKGSAAGQVWCNTNENATATGTASATASATGNEKLDPIGSNGVMTSSLATMDVLMLVLVAFGGIAQPVVSWKQYCLNLS